Proteins encoded in a region of the Borrelia hermsii DAH genome:
- a CDS encoding virulence associated lipoprotein: protein MKHKHIFWVPSIALIFPLLVLIGCNPNHKSNDTLNTAPKDIFAKRSLRVKNILNARRNLINQIKNKVKTDLTLIKTHEKDIIKESGTQLGIQCAIFDEIHYQNVVHASNKTYPIDKYKIKLFHASLNYNIIRLKWLGEILIQMQAPNTKKGNKLYKAIINTGIEYYQKPFEALVNQINMEQDNLTLLNAKQLTNIINNLNTIENLRKIWISFVDNTINDYRTDTDIKNNSIKLLEHIITKYTKIEDKINSIKDIAHKTNKILKTIKHNYYINQ, encoded by the coding sequence TTGAAACATAAACATATTTTTTGGGTCCCTTCTATCGCCCTTATTTTCCCGCTCTTAGTTCTAATTGGTTGTAATCCAAATCACAAATCAAATGACACATTAAACACTGCTCCAAAAGACATATTCGCAAAAAGATCGTTAAGAGTAAAAAATATTTTAAATGCAAGAAGAAACTTAATAAACCAAATAAAGAACAAAGTCAAAACCGACCTAACTTTAATAAAGACACATGAAAAAGATATTATCAAGGAGTCTGGAACACAGCTTGGAATACAATGTGCAATCTTTGATGAAATTCACTACCAGAATGTGGTGCATGCGTCAAATAAAACATATCCCATAGACAAATACAAAATAAAGCTATTCCACGCATCTTTAAATTACAATATAATAAGATTGAAATGGCTGGGAGAAATTCTGATTCAAATGCAAGCCCCTAATACTAAGAAAGGCAATAAACTTTATAAAGCAATCATAAACACAGGAATAGAATACTATCAAAAGCCATTTGAAGCACTCGTAAATCAAATCAATATGGAACAAGACAATTTAACTCTTCTGAATGCTAAACAACTAACAAACATTATAAACAATCTTAATACAATTGAAAACTTAAGAAAAATTTGGATATCATTTGTAGATAATACAATTAATGACTATAGGACTGATACAGATATTAAAAATAACAGCATAAAATTACTAGAACACATAATCACTAAATACACAAAAATAGAAGATAAAATTAATAGTATCAAAGACATAGCTCACAAAACTAATAAAATTTTAAAGACAATAAAACACAACTATTACATTAATCAATAG
- a CDS encoding virulence associated lipoprotein produces MKHKHIFWVPSITFIIIFILPLLTLISCNAEPGKKEGSPQSPTENAAIQALKAKLKQHKREFITAKLKLRVPKYEKMLNDHINYAWIEDGDVQHRWKNYGPGGDQYGMAQRNQAAFHVTTSPYNRNLSYSNPTAKDARSKIYLAFEYNETLIRAFGRVLNALALFTIPFDLASKSIPNPNKYNKLVQEIADKTGEYACNYFEIAFGELLKKQNNINSLSYDMLQELDQKFDKLIAEREMHIKDAETILNDFKADKDQIQNDTAKLKDYLIKHKTKFNNSFEVVKTLAREIKNILDTI; encoded by the coding sequence TTGAAACATAAACATATTTTTTGGGTACCTTCTATCACATTTATTATCATATTTATTTTACCACTACTCACTCTGATTTCTTGTAATGCAGAACCTGGAAAAAAGGAAGGCTCCCCTCAATCACCAACAGAAAATGCAGCTATTCAAGCATTAAAAGCAAAACTAAAGCAGCATAAACGGGAATTTATAACCGCTAAATTAAAACTTAGAGTTCCAAAATACGAAAAAATGTTAAATGATCATATTAACTACGCCTGGATTGAAGATGGTGATGTGCAGCATAGATGGAAGAACTATGGACCAGGGGGAGACCAATATGGAATGGCACAACGGAATCAGGCGGCATTTCATGTAACCACCTCTCCTTATAATCGCAATTTGTCATATAGCAATCCAACGGCAAAAGACGCCAGATCCAAAATTTATTTGGCATTTGAATATAACGAAACCCTTATTAGAGCTTTTGGCAGGGTACTTAACGCACTAGCATTGTTTACTATTCCATTTGATCTAGCCTCAAAAAGCATACCTAATCCCAATAAATACAATAAGTTAGTTCAAGAAATTGCAGATAAAACAGGAGAGTATGCTTGTAATTACTTTGAAATTGCATTTGGAGAACTACTTAAAAAGCAAAATAATATTAACTCTTTAAGTTACGACATGCTGCAAGAACTTGATCAAAAGTTTGATAAGCTTATAGCAGAAAGGGAAATGCACATCAAAGACGCAGAAACTATCCTTAATGATTTTAAGGCCGATAAAGACCAAATTCAAAATGATACTGCTAAATTAAAGGATTACCTAATAAAACATAAGACAAAATTTAATAATTCATTTGAAGTAGTAAAAACACTAGCTAGGGAAATTAAAAACATTTTAGATACAATATAA
- a CDS encoding virulence associated lipoprotein, which produces MKHKHIFWVPSITFIIIFILPLLTLIACNAEPGKTESSPQSLTGDAAIQVLKAKLKQHKREFITIKLKLRVQKYEKMLNDHILYAWIEDGDVDHKGKPYSGYIIITQYGMGGHNQAFGIIKSPYNTDAHYNDNNDSAAKKARSKVYLAFEYNENLIRDFGNVLNKLAASAVPFNRILGIPNPNEYNKLVQEIADKTGEYACNYFEVAFGELLKKQNNLNSLSYDMLQELDQKFDKLIAEREMHIKDAKTILNDFKADKDRIQSDVAKLKDYLIKHKTKFNNSFEVVKTLAREIKNILDTI; this is translated from the coding sequence TTGAAACATAAACATATTTTTTGGGTACCTTCTATCACATTTATTATCATATTTATTTTACCACTACTCACTCTGATTGCTTGCAATGCAGAACCTGGAAAAACGGAAAGCTCCCCTCAATCACTAACGGGAGATGCGGCTATTCAAGTATTAAAAGCAAAATTAAAGCAGCATAAACGGGAATTTATAACCATCAAATTAAAACTTAGAGTTCAAAAATACGAAAAGATGTTAAATGATCATATCCTTTATGCCTGGATTGAAGATGGTGATGTGGACCATAAAGGGAAACCGTATAGCGGATATATAATAATAACCCAATATGGAATGGGGGGACATAATCAGGCATTTGGCATAATTAAATCTCCTTACAATACCGATGCGCATTATAATGATAATAATGATTCCGCTGCAAAAAAGGCCAGATCAAAAGTTTATTTGGCCTTTGAATATAACGAAAACCTCATTAGAGATTTTGGAAATGTACTTAACAAACTTGCAGCCTCTGCTGTTCCATTTAATAGAATCTTAGGCATACCTAATCCCAATGAATACAATAAGTTAGTTCAAGAAATTGCAGATAAAACAGGAGAGTATGCTTGTAATTACTTTGAAGTTGCATTTGGGGAGCTACTTAAAAAGCAAAATAACCTTAACTCTTTAAGTTACGACATGCTGCAAGAACTTGATCAAAAGTTTGATAAGCTTATAGCAGAAAGGGAAATGCACATCAAAGACGCAAAAACTATCCTTAATGACTTTAAGGCCGATAAAGATCGAATTCAAAGTGATGTCGCTAAATTAAAGGATTACCTAATAAAACATAAGACAAAATTTAATAATTCATTTGAAGTAGTCAAAACGCTAGCTAGGGAAATTAAAAACATTTTAGATACAATATAA
- a CDS encoding complement regulator-acquiring protein: MRNILNNIFVTFALTAFTLVGCNPKGSDLTALQDTQSNDTTTQQHITLSPQLAASNVKLEGKKGNLIPKPELKPENPNDKQNLAQNALEKAQGVKSEKDKEKDKAPLIAWITNKAQTDMALINKYNNNIEDTEQYGMKQGAFKFLKNTENNKIMNSVENTQLRKQLYSSLDWSEGKIRKFGTILNTIERNDPNNLAKTILSAGVNYAQGYFEWIISITHNKIEHLNKLTLRKLKNIKVNFEKIDKLRQKWRDTIDNIIAKYEANTDGMQNDNQVLINHVNSQHGTIFKYFILNMQVIAQNIEKILK; this comes from the coding sequence ATGAGAAATATTTTAAATAACATTTTTGTTACATTTGCTTTAACGGCATTTACACTAGTTGGTTGTAACCCAAAGGGCAGTGATCTTACTGCACTACAAGATACCCAAAGTAATGATACAACAACACAACAACACATAACGCTCAGCCCACAACTAGCTGCTAGCAATGTTAAATTAGAAGGAAAAAAAGGAAATTTAATACCTAAACCAGAATTAAAGCCAGAAAACCCAAATGACAAACAAAACCTTGCACAAAACGCTTTAGAAAAAGCTCAAGGCGTAAAGTCAGAAAAAGACAAAGAAAAAGATAAAGCACCATTAATAGCATGGATAACAAACAAAGCTCAAACTGATATGGCTTTAATAAACAAATATAATAATAATATTGAAGACACTGAGCAATACGGAATGAAACAGGGGGCATTTAAATTCTTAAAGAACACAGAAAATAATAAAATAATGAATTCTGTCGAAAATACACAATTAAGAAAGCAATTATATTCATCCTTAGACTGGAGCGAAGGCAAAATCAGAAAGTTTGGCACAATCTTGAACACAATAGAACGAAATGATCCCAATAATTTGGCAAAAACGATCTTATCAGCAGGAGTAAATTATGCTCAAGGATATTTTGAGTGGATAATTAGTATCACACACAACAAAATAGAGCATTTAAATAAATTAACACTTCGGAAATTAAAAAATATTAAAGTCAACTTTGAAAAAATTGATAAACTAAGACAGAAATGGAGAGATACTATTGACAACATCATTGCTAAGTATGAGGCTAATACTGATGGCATGCAAAATGACAACCAAGTATTAATAAACCATGTAAACTCTCAGCATGGCACAATATTTAAATATTTCATTCTTAACATGCAAGTAATAGCTCAAAATATTGAAAAAATTTTAAAATAA
- a CDS encoding complement regulator-acquiring protein, giving the protein MRNILNNIFVAFALTAFTLVGCNPKDGDLTALQDTQSDNATTQIPANLNLNDKQKLAQNALEKTQSLKLEEDKAPLITWITNKTQTDTDLINKYNNNIEDPEQYGMKQGAFKYLRNSANQKTINSVENIQLRKRLYSSLEWNENTIKKFGTIINEIENNQNKDLAKNILNSGTDYAQGNFEQIIDKIENKKDNLKTLTIQELKNIKSKLEDIDTLRQKWKDTINNIIAKYETNTDGIQKDSQELLKYVNYQYGRVFKDEIPKIQALAQDIEKILK; this is encoded by the coding sequence ATGAGAAATATTTTAAATAACATTTTTGTTGCATTTGCTTTAACAGCATTTACACTAGTTGGCTGTAATCCAAAGGACGGTGATCTTACTGCACTACAAGATACCCAAAGTGATAATGCAACAACACAAATTCCAGCAAACCTAAATCTAAATGACAAACAAAAACTCGCACAAAACGCTTTAGAAAAAACTCAAAGCTTAAAATTAGAAGAAGATAAAGCACCATTAATAACCTGGATAACAAACAAAACTCAAACTGATACGGATTTAATAAACAAATATAACAATAATATTGAAGACCCTGAGCAATACGGAATGAAACAGGGAGCATTTAAATACTTAAGAAATTCAGCAAATCAAAAAACAATAAATTCTGTCGAAAATATACAATTAAGAAAGCGATTATATTCATCCCTAGAGTGGAACGAAAACACAATTAAAAAATTTGGAACAATTATAAATGAAATAGAAAACAATCAAAACAAGGATTTGGCAAAAAATATCTTAAACTCAGGAACAGATTATGCTCAAGGGAATTTTGAACAAATAATTGACAAAATAGAAAACAAAAAAGATAATCTTAAGACTTTGACAATTCAAGAATTAAAAAATATTAAAAGCAAACTTGAAGATATTGACACATTAAGACAGAAATGGAAAGATACTATCAATAACATCATTGCTAAGTATGAGACTAATACTGATGGTATACAAAAGGATAGCCAAGAATTACTAAAATACGTAAACTATCAGTATGGCCGGGTATTCAAGGATGAAATTCCTAAAATTCAAGCACTAGCTCAAGATATTGAAAAAATTTTAAAATAA
- a CDS encoding complement regulator-acquiring protein — protein MRNILNNIFIGFALIAFILVSCNTKGSEPATLQDAQGNNPTAQTPLKPIPAKPANDVAQTNEAQKQIVINALKQKVASEQAMQKGKVEKTNQYGMKDGVFKKLTNTTNNKTYETADNKSLREKFYASLDWIEKTIEDFGKIIAQIEADATHKGTWTADLIKAGQNIQEELDKVNTQIDAKKDKLNSLSLEKLNELKVNFEKIEKSKKTWKTFVDEVIADHTADKGSIKNDVQKLAAHIKTSYDKDIKAAPKSTKDTGAEIKKILDEIK, from the coding sequence ATGAGAAATATTTTAAATAACATTTTTATTGGATTTGCTTTAATAGCATTTATACTAGTTAGTTGTAACACAAAAGGCAGCGAACCTGCTACCCTACAAGACGCTCAAGGCAATAACCCAACAGCACAAACTCCATTAAAACCAATACCAGCCAAACCAGCAAATGATGTTGCCCAAACAAATGAAGCTCAAAAACAAATTGTAATAAATGCTCTTAAGCAAAAAGTCGCAAGTGAACAAGCCATGCAAAAAGGCAAGGTTGAAAAGACTAATCAATACGGAATGAAAGATGGAGTGTTTAAAAAATTAACTAACACCACTAATAACAAAACCTACGAAACTGCTGATAACAAGTCTTTAAGAGAAAAATTTTATGCATCTTTAGATTGGATCGAAAAAACCATTGAGGACTTTGGAAAAATCATTGCTCAAATCGAAGCAGACGCCACCCATAAAGGTACTTGGACTGCAGATCTAATAAAAGCAGGACAAAATATTCAAGAAGAACTTGATAAAGTAAACACTCAAATAGACGCAAAAAAAGACAAGCTTAATTCTTTAAGTCTTGAAAAACTAAACGAACTTAAAGTCAACTTTGAGAAAATTGAAAAATCAAAAAAGACTTGGAAAACATTTGTAGATGAGGTTATCGCAGATCATACGGCTGATAAAGGTAGCATCAAAAATGATGTTCAAAAATTAGCAGCACATATAAAGACATCATATGACAAGGACATCAAAGCTGCCCCTAAAAGCACTAAAGACACAGGTGCTGAAATTAAAAAAATACTAGATGAAATAAAATAA
- a CDS encoding complement regulator-acquiring protein: MRNILNNIFVAFALTAFTLVGCNPKGGDFTALQDTQSDNATTQIPANLNLNDKQKLAQNALEKAQGIKSDKEKDKEKDKEKDKAPLIAWVTNKAQTSIASIKQYKNKTEDDDQYGMKQGVFKLLKNLGNQKTVNSDENTALRKLFYLSLEWNEDKIRKFGIIFNKIDLNNINNLTQNIFLAGAGHAQRYFEQIINIIENKKDNLKTPSLQELKNIKSKLEEIYELKQKWTDTINNIITDYEANTDDSQNNNQALLKHINSKYGRVFKDEIPKIQALAQDIEKILK, encoded by the coding sequence ATGAGAAATATTTTAAATAACATTTTTGTTGCATTTGCTTTAACAGCATTTACACTAGTTGGTTGTAATCCAAAGGGCGGTGATTTTACTGCACTACAAGATACCCAAAGTGATAATGCAACAACACAAATTCCAGCAAACCTAAATCTAAATGACAAACAAAAACTCGCACAAAACGCCTTGGAAAAGGCTCAAGGCATAAAGTCAGACAAAGAAAAAGACAAAGAAAAAGATAAAGAAAAAGATAAAGCACCATTAATAGCATGGGTAACAAACAAAGCTCAAACTAGTATAGCTTCAATCAAGCAATATAAAAATAAGACTGAAGATGACGACCAATATGGAATGAAACAGGGGGTATTTAAATTATTAAAAAACTTGGGAAATCAAAAAACAGTAAATTCTGATGAGAATACAGCCCTCAGAAAGTTATTTTATTTATCCTTAGAGTGGAATGAAGACAAAATTAGAAAGTTCGGAATAATCTTTAACAAAATAGATCTAAATAACATCAATAATTTGACACAAAACATCTTCTTAGCAGGAGCAGGTCATGCTCAAAGATATTTTGAACAGATAATTAATATAATAGAGAACAAAAAAGATAATCTTAAGACCCCGTCTCTTCAAGAATTAAAAAATATTAAAAGCAAACTTGAGGAAATTTACGAATTAAAACAGAAATGGACAGATACTATTAATAATATCATTACGGATTATGAGGCTAATACCGATGACAGCCAAAATAACAACCAAGCATTATTAAAGCACATAAACTCTAAGTATGGTCGGGTATTTAAGGATGAAATTCCTAAAATTCAAGCACTAGCTCAAGATATTGAAAAAATTTTAAAATAA